The following DNA comes from Arcobacter cloacae.
AATGTTTGAAACTAAATCAATTGAAGATAAATAACTATCCAATAGACTTACCTTGTAATGAGATTTTAAAATCGAAAATATAGGACTGTTTGGAACAAAAAAAACATTATCAACTTTTAAATTATCAAGCTGATTAGGTATATCTAGCTCATGATTCCCGAAAATATTAATAAACTGCCCTTGAATTTCCTCTTTTTCTAGAGTGAAACATCTGTTAAGAACTAGATTAATTTTTGCTGATTTATCAAAATCTCGAATTAAGGTAATTGTGTCGAGTAGATTATCTATTTGTTCCATATCATCATTAACTGGTACATAATAATTTAATCCTGATAGGTCTATTTCTTTTATTTTTTCTAATATTAATTTTGTATCGTTTCCACCACCTGCATCTATTATATTTGAAATATTACTATCAGCTAGGCTAGTAAACTGTATGTCATCAATTATAACTTCACTATCTTTTAATTTTATGCTTTGGTGATTGACATAATTAGAATTGATTCTGCTCTTATTATTGTCATCAATTTCGAAAAGATTTATTTTTTGATTTTGATTTTGCAAGTACAACAATGTAGCAACAATGCCTGATATTGTAGTTTTACCTACACCACCCTTTGTTTGAGGGATAACATATATGTTTGATTTTTTAATTTCTTCTTTTTTCATATTTTCTCTTTTAATATTTTTTTTTCAATTTGAGTTAAATCTTCAGTTTTACACTTAAGATGAATATTATTATCAGTTATGAGCGTAAATGCATCTAATTTAGTCTCTAGCTTAATGTCTTGGATAAAACAAGGTAAACCATTAATTTCAATTATTTTGCCTTTTAAGACAAGTATCTGCTCTTTTTTATAATCTTGCAAAAAATCTGCAAAATTATCTAAGGTCATTTCATCATTTGCGAGTAAAGAAGCAAATATTTTTTTACGATGTAGTCGTTCTGATTTTTTTGCTTTTAAACCATCAGCCTTTAACCAATCATAAAATTTATCAAAGAGTTCAATCTTTTGATTTTCATTAATGCCCATTTTCTTCTTCCTCTTCTTCTTTATGGATATTGTTATATATATTATTATATGTGTCTAAATTTTAGACGGTTTTTGTCTAATTTTTAGACGCTTTCAATCTATTTTTTAGATTCTCGTCTAAATTTTAGACGGATGTCCAATTTCAAAATTAACAAACTCATCCCACCATAATTTAGTGGTTTTTAGAAATCCACTTTCTGCATTTTTTTCAACAAGTTTTTTTTCTATAAGCTTTGTGATACTGTTATATGCTGATGCTCGACTCAAATCAAACATTTTGCCTAATGTCTCAACTTTACCATGATACCAACCTTTAAAAATTGAATCAGGATTATTTGATAGATGATATATTGCATTTGCAATACAATAATCATTATTTGAAAGCTCATATTTAACTCTTGGATGATGTTTAATTGTTGTATAATCAGCTAATTCAGTTTTTTTATTTTTTTCACTCATAAAAAAGTATCCTTACCTTTTATTTATCATGATTTAAAAACTAAGTTACTATGTTGTAGTATTCTCTTAGTTAAAGCCAAAAGTCGTTTTAACAGCTCTCTCTTATCTACTCGCCAAAGTCTTTTAAGAGGGAGTTTTTAACTTACTTTTTCTAATTTTTTTTCCATCAAAAGTTTCTGATGATATGCCTCTTCACCAATATCGATATACAATTGTATCTCGCTCATTTTCCAACAAGCAGTACCTCCATATTTATGCTGTTTTGGAAATCTCAAATTTTTGATTTTGTGATAAATTGTTGCACATTTAATTCCTACTCTTTTCTCAACTTCTTTTCGCCTTAATAATGTTTCACTCATTTTTTTAGCTCCTCTTTGATAAATTTACTTACAGTCTGCCGAGATGTTATTAGCTGATATGTAATTTTTAAATAATTAACTATTTGCTGAACTGCGTAACCTGTATTGTGTAATTTTAATATTTCCTCTTTTTTATTTTGCAAAATCTCTATTTTGCTTTTTTTTGATGGAATTTCTTTTTGCATAAATTCCATTAATTTATTTTTTGACATTTTTGTCCTTTTTTTAAATTTTTGTGAATTTGAAAACTTTTATTAACATTGAATTGTAAAGGAACATAAGGTATAATATGTTTTAAAACTAAAATATAACCTTTTGATAACTAAATTTTACTAATTGATTACTTATATTAGACTTAAATTATTGATAGGTTATTAATAAATTATAAAGGTTTCGATTTGAATGCTGAACAATTAATAGGTAAACTTATGTCATACTATAATGTATTCAGTATGCATGAATTATCTTCTAAAATAGGTATATCTCAACCCGCAATATCTAAATGGAAGAATAACAATTCAATTTTAGCTATAAAAAAGAAATGCCGTGAATTAGGCATCTACGATGAGATATTTGGTAATTTAAATAAAATAATTGATATTGCATCAGAAGTAAATCAAGCGGCAAAAGAAATAAATGAAGTAGATATCGATGAAACAACACTACTTTTGTTTAAAGAAGCCTATCAAAAAGCAAAAAATAGCGATAACATTAAAGGATTAAGAGTTTATTTGATGGATTTTGACCAACAAATTAAACCAATAGATACTATAACACTAAATGACTTCAAAAATATATTAGATGAAACTTTAAAAAATAGTAAAAAAAATTAAATTTTTTAATTCTAATTTATGCCACTTATGGCACAATTAAATAAAGGATTTAAAATGACTAGATTAGAACTGATACAAAAAATAGAAAATAGAAAAAAACAAATTAATATAAGTATAGAAAATCTTGCAAGATTAAGTAATTTAGGTGTTAGAACAGTAAATAGATTTTTTGCAGGTGATGATGTAAAACTTAGTACAATAGAAAGAATTACAAATTTACTAGGTCTTGATTTTGCTGGAAATGAAGTGGTACCATTAAATCAGTTAGAAAAACAAAGAGCAAAAGAAAAAGCTTTATTTATGGCTTCTTTAGTTCAAAGTACATCTGCTTTAGAAGTTCAAGGATTAGAAGAAGACTCTTTAAATAAAATAATAGATAAATTTGAAAAAGAGTTTTTACAGGGACAATATAAAAATAGATTATGGGTTGCATAGATGATTGATAGCATAAAAAGAATTATTGATGTAACACCTTTGATTGAGATACATAGAATTACATATGAATTCATAAAAATCTAATATCACCTTGAAAATCTTTATTTTATTTATTTTAAAGTTACAATTTGAAATCTCAAAATAATTATTTATACTTTAATTTTATGATTTTATGTTGAGAATCAATATTATTTATAGCATCACTTAAATTAAAGCCTATGTGTATTAAAATTAATTCAATATCTTCAATAATTTGATGTCTTCTTTTTCTTGTTTTATGGAATGGCTTATGATGAGCATTGTCATTTCTTGCTTTTCTTATTTCTTCAAAAATTCTTTCAAAAGCTCGTTTTCCAATTTGAGGAAAATTTATTCCATTTATTGTTTTAGCTACAAATAAACAAGACAAATCATTCCAAAAATCTTTATAAATTGATTGTAACTGCCCTAACATAATATAATCGAATATCTCAAAACTATCTAAATTATTTATATCTTCTCCATCTTGCTTTATCTTATTTTTTGCCTCTTGTAATGGTCTTATCATTTTATTAGGAGTTAAACTTGAATTATACAACCAATCATCATTTCCAGCAGAACTATATTTTAAAGATAGTTCAATAACTGCTTTTGAACGAATAGCTGTTTCAAAAATATTAAATAATAAAAACATTACTTGATGTTCTCTAAGATGTTTATTGTACAAACTCATTAAAAAATTGAAATTTGAAATTATCTCTTTTTCTGGATTCTTAGTTTTAATATAATTAAACTCTTTTAATGCTATTTTTAAATAAGCTTGATTGACAACTGTTACTAATTTTTCAAATTTATAATATTCTTTATCTGATTTTGTAATTTGTAAATTTGTACATAAATCATGTAAACTTTTATCATATATATCCAAAATCAAATCCCTAAATAAATCTTTAAACTTTTTTTTATTCTAACTATTATATAATACTCTTACTTAGGCTTTCTAACGAACAAGCGTAGTTTGGTACTGTTTTTAACAGCCGAAAGCCAAGTCTTCTTTATTAAATATCTATTTATATAAATCATTCATAAAACTTCTTACCCTATTATGATTAATCCAAACCTTTGTTAAATCTATCTGAAATTGTTTTTAGTTTATTTTATAAATTGTTTTGATGAATTAAATCCCATCAAATGAAATTGAATCTATAAGATTTATATAATATCAATTTTTTACGGTAATTATTACGGTATTCATTTTAAGACTGCGAATTGAAGTCCTAAAACAAGCACTTTAGAACAAGTTTAGATGTAGCACATCTCCACCAATAACTTCTTAAAAATTTTTAAATCCTGTAAAATAAAAAACTCATTTCAAAACTTATTCGTAAATACTATTTATTTCATAAAATTTAAACTTTTTATACTTATCTTTTTTTAAAGTGCTATAATTCCAAAAAATTCAAGGAACACGATGTCTACAAGAGCAACTATTCATAAGGCTTTACTAAATATTGCAAATATGGATACACATTATTACAATGAACATAATTTAACAATAGCACTTCATCCTTCTGAAACCCATGAAAGATTAATGGCAAGAGTTGTTGCATTTATTTTAAATGCAAGTGATGATTTAGCTTTTTGTAAAGGTATAGATGAAGATGACCAGCCAGATTTATGGGAAAAAGATTATGATGGAACTATAAAATTATGGATTGATTTAGGACAAGTTGATGAAAAACGTATAAAAAAAGCTTGTATTTCATCAAAGCAAGTAATAATATACACTTATCAATCAAATATGGCTACACCTTGGTTTAAAAAAATAGAAGGTAATTTACATAAATTCAAAAATTTATCAATTATTCATCTAAATATGGAAGAAGAAATTGAAAAATTAGCTAATAGAAGTATAAATTTACAATGTAATATAAGTGATGAAGAACTAACACTTATTAATTCAAATGAAAGTATGATTATTCAACAAGAAAAGTGGAAATAAGATTTTTATCTTATTTCTTTTATGAATCTTTTTTCTATCTCTTCATCACTTAATTCAATATTTTCTTCATTTAAAAATCCATATAAATAAGTTTCATCTTTATATAAAACTTCAATAACTAAAATATTTTCATCTTTATGATTTAAAACAAATTTTTCAACAGCTTCAATCGCACTATCTCTCCAATATTTTTCAATCTCTGCATTATTTCCTGCATCAAAAAACATACAATCTTCACACATTGAAAAGATATAATTTCCAGCACCTTCATATATTTCAAAACTAATAGATTCATTATCTAAAATCTCATTTGTAAAAGGACAATGTAAACTAAATCTTCCTGAATTTTTTGGCTTAATAACTACTTTTTTCATAAATAAATTCTCCTATAATAAATTTTTATTTTAATACAACTTTTATATCATTCATACTTCTAAAATCTATAAACTCATTTAATAAATAAACAAGCTGTATAACTTCACTATTTTTCATTCTTATACAACCACTTGATTCATAAGAACCTATTGTTTTTTCATCTATTGTTCCATGTATTCTAAAAGTATCTTTTCCATCAACTTTATGGGTTAAGTTTATTTTTGCAGAACCCATATAATTCAACTTATGACCTGCTGGTACTACTTTTGGTAAATCTATTCCTCTTTTTTTGAAACTTTGTATTGTATCATCAGTTGGATACCAAAGAGGATTTAATGCAATAGAAGTAATCTGCCCTACTCCTAAAGGTTTTTTTATATCTTTTTTTGCAGTTGAAACCTTGTAAGTTTTTAGTTTTTTTACACCTTTATCATTTTTTCCTTTTACATACATCATATTTTTTGAAGAATCAACTTCAATAATAAGTGTTTTATAGGCTCCTGTTTCGGATAAAAGATTATCTACTTTTTTAAAAGTACTAAATTTAGGAGTATACCTATCTAATATTTTTGTACCAACTGCACTAAACTCTTTAAAATACTTATCTTCTAAAGAATCAGCATATAAAAACGAAGAAAAAAGAGTTAAAAAGACTAAAACCTTTTTAATCACTTGTTGCCTCATTTATACCTTTTTTTACAGATTTATAGACTTTATTTGAAGTATCTTTTGTAACTTCCCATGCAATTTCACTATCTTTTTTAATTCCCATCCAAGTTGCACAACCTTGAAAGAAGAATATAAGAATAACTAATAATAGAAATTTTATCATTACTTAACTCCTTGAAAATCCAATCTATTCTTGAAGTTATAGCATAAATTTAATTAAGTATTTTGAAGATTTTATTTAATCTGAATTTGGATACAATTGCCAAAAAATTAGGATTATTATGTATAAACAAATAGAGACTTCTTTATGTCACATAGCAAAATTTGCCCCTTTTGATGATGTTAGTGGAGCGTCACATTTCCCAATATACAACACTGGAACTTTTGATTTAAAAAAACAAAAAGGTGATAAAATCTATGATTATACAAGAAGCGATAATCCCACACGTGAAGTTTTAGAAAACCTATTTACTCATGTTGAAAATGGAGCTGGTTGTGTGTGTACTCACACAGGAATTGCTTGTGTTTCACTTCTATTTGAAACAGTTTTAAAGGCAAATTCTCAAGTTTTAGTAGAAGCTGATTGTTATGGTGGAACATTTAGATTACTTAAAATTTTTAAAGAAAAATATAATATTCAAGTTCATTTTGCAAATTTTTGCGATGAAGAGATGATAGAACATATTTTAAAAACTCACGATATTGATTTGGTTTTATGTGAAAGCCCAACAAATCCTGGACTAAAAATAATTGATTTAGAACT
Coding sequences within:
- a CDS encoding helix-turn-helix transcriptional regulator; its protein translation is MSETLLRRKEVEKRVGIKCATIYHKIKNLRFPKQHKYGGTACWKMSEIQLYIDIGEEAYHQKLLMEKKLEKVS
- a CDS encoding YaeQ family protein; amino-acid sequence: MSTRATIHKALLNIANMDTHYYNEHNLTIALHPSETHERLMARVVAFILNASDDLAFCKGIDEDDQPDLWEKDYDGTIKLWIDLGQVDEKRIKKACISSKQVIIYTYQSNMATPWFKKIEGNLHKFKNLSIIHLNMEEEIEKLANRSINLQCNISDEELTLINSNESMIIQQEKWK
- a CDS encoding helix-turn-helix domain-containing protein, translated to MTRLELIQKIENRKKQINISIENLARLSNLGVRTVNRFFAGDDVKLSTIERITNLLGLDFAGNEVVPLNQLEKQRAKEKALFMASLVQSTSALEVQGLEEDSLNKIIDKFEKEFLQGQYKNRLWVA
- a CDS encoding L,D-transpeptidase yields the protein MIKKVLVFLTLFSSFLYADSLEDKYFKEFSAVGTKILDRYTPKFSTFKKVDNLLSETGAYKTLIIEVDSSKNMMYVKGKNDKGVKKLKTYKVSTAKKDIKKPLGVGQITSIALNPLWYPTDDTIQSFKKRGIDLPKVVPAGHKLNYMGSAKINLTHKVDGKDTFRIHGTIDEKTIGSYESSGCIRMKNSEVIQLVYLLNEFIDFRSMNDIKVVLK
- a CDS encoding Abi family protein, yielding MDIYDKSLHDLCTNLQITKSDKEYYKFEKLVTVVNQAYLKIALKEFNYIKTKNPEKEIISNFNFLMSLYNKHLREHQVMFLLFNIFETAIRSKAVIELSLKYSSAGNDDWLYNSSLTPNKMIRPLQEAKNKIKQDGEDINNLDSFEIFDYIMLGQLQSIYKDFWNDLSCLFVAKTINGINFPQIGKRAFERIFEEIRKARNDNAHHKPFHKTRKRRHQIIEDIELILIHIGFNLSDAINNIDSQHKIIKLKYK